Genomic window (Magnolia sinica isolate HGM2019 chromosome 6, MsV1, whole genome shotgun sequence):
CAaccggcagactgagtggagatacctcgtttcaacacttgaggtcttggtatcgatccctagcggggggtggctaacatagagtgtgtgtactgacatgggcgttAGTGGCCCAACCAACCACAAAAAATAACAACGTTCCTAGGGTTTAGTCGACATCCTCACTAGACTCTCTCTCAAGACCCTCTTTCAATGCAAAGTCGTATGCACCACCTGGTGCAGCAAAATCCTCCACACCTTACAAGAGCATCTCAAGTTCATCGATCCCTTGCCTCGTCTTCAAAACTCACTCCTGTCCAGATAAACGACCACAGCTGTATCTGATCGATTTCAATTCCGACAAAGATTAAGATCACAAACTCAACATAGTATCAAAGAACCCCATCGGCATACGCTTTTGACCCAGACATCCATTTTGGTACCATATTATCTTGCAATGGTTTGTTATGTTTATGTGATCGTTTCAGCTACAACCCCATATACGTATGCAATCCGATCACCAGAGATCATGTTGCACCACCACAGTGGTGGGCTCGACGCAAGGAAGACAAGTTCATACCTGGGTTCGGTATCGATGCTACCAATAAAGAATACAAAGTAATACGAATAACTTATTCTGAGGAACTTGGTGTAGCTTCGCAACTCACTGTGTAAAATTTTCTGAAGCTTCAAGGGACAGGGTCTTTTCACTGTGAGGTCGTCGTACAACTATCCTAAGGATACATATTTATCTGTATGTATTTTTTCTGAGGCTCATTCATGTTTAGGAGTACGTCGAAAATCTCCATAACCCCTTCTCAAATTAGTATGAGATTTCTACCATGCCCCACTTCAACATATCCTTAATTCTTACATCCCTCAATAACGTCGATGAGGCCATCAATGCCTCTGGACAGGGAGTTATGGTCGATCCAGATGTTGTTAGAGCCGTAGATGCTGATGGCGTCCCCATCGCTAACTGTCCTGAACCCCACATGGGCAAGGGAATCCCTGACCATGCCACCAGAGCGTGACTTGGTGTCATGAAAGTAGATGTTGTGGATGATAATATTCTTGACATATTGGAGGGTGAATCCAGCTCCATAAGCAATGCGGACGTTGTGACCGCGTCCATCGACGGTCTTGTGACTGGCAAATATGAGCTCTtctttgagggtaatgatcatgCTGCGAGCGAAGATTATCCACAATGCCTTCTTCTGTATAACACCCCAACGGAGAGTGCCCCTCTTGGGGTTAACGACATCGTTGTCTGAGGCATCTGTAACCACATATATCCTACTGTTCCTGCCGCCAATGGTCCTGCAGCCGAACCCGAGGACACACTTGGCCAGCCTCTTCCGGTGACGATCCCAGTGTTTGTCACATCTCCAGCAACGGTCGATGGGGTTTGTTCCCTCACATTTGCCTTTGTACTGTCTCAACTCCCTCCTTGTATTGTTTGCCTTCAACGACCTGAACAACATCAAACGCAGCCTTTTTCAGTTACAAATGCACCAATGATAAAACAATAAGATGTCAAgatttctcatttactttcatgtATATTACTTTACCCatttcttattaaaaaaaaaaaaaaagaagttgcgAGCCCCCtatgagggccccaccgtcgcaTGTTCCATAGAAATCATACCCGTTCATCAGTTTCAGTGATATAAGAATgcctgattattattattattattattattatttgctatTTCTCGAGTTAATATAGCGATAAAAACGGGATATTTATAATGTGTcgagaaattttcaaatatcgagaTAATTCCACGAGAATATAGTTCGTTATTTCGACATTTCAAAATTCTCGGGTATATTTCTCAGAGTGATTTACAAAGCTCGTAGGAAGGAAAGCGAAGAGAAGGAAAGGAGAACGCACAAGTGGACCTCCTCGATGACGCTGTCAGCCACTTCGTCAGGGAAGGGCTCGTAGGAAGAAAGTGCGGATGCACGTGCCTCCCTGGACTGCTTCCGCCAAAACTCATCAAAGTCGCCAATGTTGGCATACAGCACTGGGATGCCCGCCAgaaacaagaaaaagaagaaagacagaTAGGGTTTTGATGGAACTAGatccatactctctctctctctctctctctctctctctcttcttcagtTATGTTTTTGTAGCTTTCCTTCCTTGTTGTCTCTTATGTGGTTGGATGGTAATGGGCAGGGTATTGTTGGAGACATTGACCTGACCCAACCAGACCAAACCGGCTGAACCAACGATGATTAGAATGCGGTCTTCATGGTTCTCTAAGCTTGCATGGGAGACGTGAGTTCTATATAGGGATGGAGGGAGGCTTTAAAAGGGGGGGGTGGGGCGAGGAGATAGGAGATCTACATGCCCTGATACTTGAACGGAATGGCAGTTTGAACGAACAAACcttcgttcttttttttttttttacacaggtGGAGTGGAAGGTTTGGCGGATTCAAACCCCGTTTTCAAGTGCGTACCTGTCTGTAGAGTGTGGATCCTCTTTCTCGTGGAAACAACGAGCAGCTGAATCCAATATTATAATTGGTCCACATCACTGTAAGTTCCATATCACCGGTTTTtcttaatatattaaaaaaattgagtGTGGATCCTCTGTTTCCTGGAGCCAGGAACTCCCagactccagcgttttcattggtccacatcaccgTAAGTGCCACAtcactagttttttttttaatgtattaaaaaaagtacatttaataagaagtataacgaaacgttaaacggaagcggttttcgtgctaagtaactcagtatggtaagtgaactgagtaaagtctgtggagcccactgtcatTTGTGCATTGTATTaattccatccatctcttttatcatctaattttagggttttacaacaaaaattaatcatatccagagatcaagtggaccacaccacttgaaatagtgtgaattgaattctaccgttgaaaatttttgggggcccacaaaagttttatatcaagatgatatttgttttttccatgcatccatgtctttgtgatcttatgaacagtttggatgaaaaatatacatcattaattttgggctcaacccctaaaatgatctgaaaaaatggatggacggcgtggataaaccacattaatttacagtgggcccaacagagtttactcagtacgataagactcggtacgcaatccgatttcacgtgtctaatggggacgcggatttcttgccaaagccttttgcaataaGATCCTACGAAAGGATTCGGGATGGGCCCACTGCAacgtttatgataaatccaacccattcatccatttatagatatcattttaagacatcataccaaaactaaggtgtatgcaaaactcaaatgggccacacaagaggaaatagtggggatttagtgtccaccgttgaaatacttatatggccacaaaagttttgcatcggtctaatattttggtgttttcacttcatcctagtaaaaatggccttataaacaatttggatggcataaaaaaatcaagacgcctaggaaggtttcaacggtaggaatttctttctctactgtttcatcttgtatggcccagttgagtttttgattatcctaattttttgttacatgtcttaaaatgaactctaaaaatggatgaatagattgaaattcttataaacatcactttgtctactgaaccccgtcactttgtactgcaatcccCGTCACTTTTTctactgaacctcgtcactttgtactgcaacctcgtcactttgtctagtgaacctcgtcacttcgtACTATAatctcgtcactttatctactatAACGCGTCACTTTCTACTGCAATCTTGTCACTtcgtctagtgaaccccgtcactttgtactgcaaccctgtcactttgtactgtaaccttgtcactttgtctactgaactccgtcactttgtactgcaacctcgtcactttgtctactgtatcccgtcactttgtgctgcaatctcgtcactttgtctagtgaaccctgtcactttgtactacaacctcgtccctttgtctagtgaaccccgtcactttgtgctgcaacctcgtcactttgtctattgtaccccgtcactttgtgctgcaatctcgtcactttgtctagtgaaccccgtcactttgtactgcaatcccgtcactttgtctactgaaccccgtcactttgtctaccgaACTCcttcactttgtactgtaacctcgtcactttatctagtgaaccccatcactttgtctagtgaaccccatcactttatactgcaacctcgtcactttgtctactgaactccatcactttgtactgcaacatcgtcactttgtctactgtacctcatcactttgtgttgcaacctcgtcactttgtctactatatcCCATCACTTTCTGCTGCAATCTTGTCACTtcgtctagtgaaccccgtcactttgtactgtaacctcGTCACGTTGTCTACTGAactctgtcactttgtactgcaacctcgtcactttgtctactgtaccccatcactttgtactacaaccccgtcactttgtctactgaaccctgtcactttgtactgcaacctcgtcactttgtctactagaccccgtcactttgtgctgcaaccctGTCACTTCGTGCTGCAATcctatcactttgtcaaatgaacccgTCACTCTGTCTATTGAAACCttgtcattttatttgacaagctgctactttatctagtgaaatcctcTTACTTTGCACAGTaccatcatcactttgtctagtggaaccaagtcactttatttgaaaactcgtcattttatcaagcaaaaccctatcaatttgtctagcaaccccatcactttatttaGTGAAACATCAGtgaaacatcgtcactttgtctaatggaaccctgttactttgtccaataatcatgtcactttgtctagtagaaccttgtcactttgtctagtacctctttcactttatttagtgaaatcccgtcactttgtctagcaaccTCGTCACTCTCTGTTTAGTAAAACTTCGTCACTTGATATAGTAGACCTTTATCACTTTGTCTTACTACATAGTCTCTTTGTTTAGtaaaaccccatcactttgtctagtaacccaatcactttgtctagtgaaccttgtCACTTCATCCAATagcctcgtcactttgtccagcaacctcacAACTTTGCCTAGTAAAACCCAATCACTTTGTCTTCTAGCTCGTCACTTCGTTTAGTGGAAGCGGGTCACTTTGTCTGGCAACGTCCATCACTTTTTCCGAGAATCTGTaactttatctaatggaaccttattttctttttctcgtttaaccttattactttgtttagtggaatTATGTTGTTCTGTTAGGCAACCTCGTCGCTTTGTTTAATATAACTTTGTCACTTCATCTAATAGCCTCATCACTTTGTCCACTGAATCTCGTCATTTTGTCGGTGACCCCACATGATTTAAGTCCCACGTTGAATTGTGCCCTATATAATGtaggttagaggtgggcatcgagttgattCAAACCGAGTTAGGGTCGATCCGACTTGATTCAGTTTTGAAAAAGGCCTG
Coding sequences:
- the LOC131249644 gene encoding pectate lyase-like, whose protein sequence is MDLVPSKPYLSFFFFLFLAGIPVLYANIGDFDEFWRKQSREARASALSSYEPFPDEVADSVIEEVHLSLKANNTRRELRQYKGKCEGTNPIDRCWRCDKHWDRHRKRLAKCVLGFGCRTIGGRNSRIYVVTDASDNDVVNPKRGTLRWGVIQKKALWIIFARSMIITLKEELIFASHKTVDGRGHNVRIAYGAGFTLQYVKNIIIHNIYFHDTKSRSGGMVRDSLAHVGFRTVSDGDAISIYGSNNIWIDHNSLSRGIDGLIDVIEGCKN